Within the Glycine soja cultivar W05 chromosome 3, ASM419377v2, whole genome shotgun sequence genome, the region CAAACGGGTCGGTCCACGggcctagttttaaaagaattttaattttaataaaaatacaatataatcaaattaagttaatacagatgtaaataaaatctcaataattagtcaattacatcaataaaataaataatgtcttaataaaagaaaattcaagcaataaatctaaaatatgaaatttaaacatctccaacaacaaatgattccaTAAGTAGCTTGAGCCTTCTCCATGTGAGTTgcgttttgttttctttgtaaGGAAAAAAGTCGTAGGACTTTGCACGTGCGTGACTACGTGGTGGAGAAAAAccgtgagaaaaaaaaaaattcttagtcTGCTACAATGATAACGGCTAAATATGAtgtgagttattttttataataaaaatatattgaaatatctttaaaaatatttatttaacaattatttttaacttaaatgataagaattaatatttttattatttatagcttacagatatgaaaatgaagatttttagcatgttatcacttatctttttttatcttaatattttatttttgttatcttatctttgttgtgtttatcatcttttaatttaaatcttttacttttatctttaaatttttatcgtatctaatatatttctttatctgttattttaaaagaaaagtttaaagtgaaaaagagaaaatcaaacctaatataATTAGGTCAGGGTCacacaaatcaaatctaatgCGGGCTGCGGGCAACCCGCGGACCCCGCGGGTCAAACCCGCAAAGTCCGCGGGTTAAACGGGGCGGacccaaaaatatgacataatcatggatcatttaaaaaaattggtccgTAACCCGCCGGACCGCGGACCCGCAGACCATTCTATGGACCTAGGCCTGTTTATCCACCCCTACTTGTAGAAAGATATGGATAAGCTCCACCTCATATACTTTTctataaataacaaatatttactattaaaaaattttaatatattaataaatttaaaaaatatattttaaaaaaagaaaacacttaTGAATTAAGTGATttgtaagtgtttttttaacttatacgaattaaataattcataagagttatatcaaaattaattatcacaaaatttatcatttaaatttatatgtgcattaaatatacattagaaagtTTACTATTAtgtataacaacattatttattttataacatttattAACTTAGTTGGTTAGAATATGATATTAATaacacatatttttaaattaagcttGGGCCCACAGATCATAAGTTTAAATTCttacttaaattattaatttttaaattaattcgtaatacttttttaaaaaaattaaaaacaaaaactttcaAATTGGGCCCACAGATCAGCTCTTGATCCGTATGAGGCTTACTCATAGCTGTGCCCATATTAGGTCTGGGTAAACGACTTTTGGTTCTATTCCACTTTTGCTATACCCATTTCCTTTTTTCTAAGCACACTCctaattagtttttttctattttttattatcacatATAACTTTTATATCCATAACATTCATACAAAATCATTATTCTGAAATGTAATTTTCTGGAACGATATTTCGATTTTAACATTATCGAAAGTATTTTcttaaagaatttatttttaacattctaGAAAGtacttttctaaaatattattttgtgttcCAAAAAAGTACTTtccaaaatgttaaaaaagtaaattttttatcaaaaaatattttttcggAATGTACTTTCCAAAATGTTAAGAAATTGgttaaagtttaaattcaagtgcTTTATTTTGTCTCACATAAAtgttcaacttttgttttcttctataatttttttattgtttttctaatcattaaattttttacctATCTTCAAGGAGTGATCGAGAGGGGGCGAGCATGGATTCGAGCTCCCTTCTCTTCGAactttttatctatatacagttaattagtataaaattatttttgtatgttgttattataataataattaatattaattagtataaatttgtgtaaaaataattatgtttgttGTTTTATTGCAATGATTAAAGAGATAactagtgtaaaattatttataagtttGTTGTTATTATAACAATAGTTAAGGttataatcattaaatataaaaattagtttcaattttatgtgtaaatatagtaatttttttaaaaaattattatttattaaaaatgagacatttaaataattatagaggaaaaaaaatccaaccCCTTTATAAGATTTCTACTGCATGTCTTCTTATGAGAAACTTAATGCATGTTTTTCCGAGATGATATTTTACGTGGTTATCTctatattaaaaacaaagagTTATCGCGATTCGCCATTGACCAATAGTTTTACAATATAGTATATAGTAATATGCCTTGAAtaatggatgtgaagagttcAAGAACGGATCTGTCCTACAACTTCCCACTTGCCAGGTCAGTGCCCTTAAGGTAAGGGTAAGGGACCTTAATAAAAGGTTGAACttgtccttttattttattggatttatttatagttgtatTTTCTGCCCAGTTGTGGGGAAGAGGTTTACCTAAGATCAGAGTTTACTCAAATTTGAATTGTTACTCTTTTTACTAATGGGTGTTGTCTTTGGCATCGTTATTATAATCAACTTGGTTAAGGAAATTCATGAGATTCATAAGCATTGGGGGAATATTACTAGGGTTCATGACTGTGAGAAGTTAACCAAGTTGCAGACATTATGGCTAATACATAGATTGCATAATCAACTTAGCGTCATAATTTTTAGTTAGCTCTAGACTTTATTTGTAATGCTCTTGAAGCTTCACCGATCCGCATCCTAACCTATCATGATGATTCAaatgactaaaatatatttctagTTCCTtaccctttttttattattaaagtttgttttgattcttcatcttttaaaaaaaaaatcattttaaatgttTACTCAAATTTGCAGTGTTACCTTTCCGAAGCAATTgagtattttcaattttgaatcaCCACAATTTTAAACCCTTTTATTGTGATAACATGATAGCcctcttttttaaaaacaatctcAAAAGTTAATATTTGCTCAATGAAAAATTCACCATTCCTCCCGTTTCGCTGCCAATTCCCGGACCAAAAAAAGACGAAAACGATGATAGGAACCTACTTAGAATGAATAATATGACGGATAAATCTGAGCAGCAGAATATGATAATATGACGGATAATAAATTCATCATTGCAAGGGAACCTACACTTTTTTTGGGGTCACATTGCCCTTCCCACCCATAATCTCGTAAACTATAATGATGTAGAGACAAGAAAACAGACTTGATTCCTAGAAACAAATACAGTGGTCTACATTAGTTCTCTGCGCCATTAAGAAGCCGCTCCATTACTGTAGGTTCAACATATCTAACTACAACACAATATCCGTCACGAGTTTATCACAATTTCCCTGAGGAACTGCTTCAATGTTCATGACTCATGAAACTTGATAACACAAAATACCTTGACCGAAAAATCGTAACAATGAAACCaaccatataaaattaaatccaTTTTAGCCAAGATATCAAAGTGTAGGCAatgattaccaatacctgtgcCGCATCTAATGATGGTTCCTCCTCCACAAAACTCCAATCTTCTTCATCATgtttgtatttttcttcttaggTGACTCTCCATCTGTGTCTAATAAATAAGGTGAATTCATCTTGCCAGTAACAGAATTGAAGCTGTTTTCACGTGAGCAGTTTCGGTCGACAAATTTCCCATTATTTCCAGCAGAAAGCATAGAGGCGGCTGCTTCGGCCGCCTTTCTCCACTGATCTGACTGAACTTTCAGTCTCCTTAGTTCGGCTTCCAACTCTGAATTTGCAGCCTGAGCAGCATCTAACTGCTCAGTCACCCGAACCACTCTTTTGTTGCTTTTATCAGCCTCTTCTGTTATGCTGCCAAGTTTTGTCAAAGCCTCTTGCTCTGCCGCCCTTGCTGCTTCAGCTGAAGCAAGGGCTTCATTGGTGATTTTATTCTTCTCCAACTCCTCCTTTATGTCCATCTTGAGCATACTGTTTTCAGCTGCTATATTTTGCAGTTCTGTCTCTCTATCTAATAAATTTTCCTTCAACTCTTCAACATCAGCATCCAATTTTTTTAGCTCTATCACAAGCTCAGATTGCCTTCTAGTAGATTGGTTTTCATTGATCTTGGAATTGAGCTCCATATTCTCACCCGACAAACTAAGCAACTGAGATTCCTTGTCCATCAGGTTTGCCCTTAGCTCCTCAGTATCAGCTTTAGCTCTCCTCAATTCCTCATATAACTCAACCTCTCTCTGACTAGATTCTGACTTTGCGCGTTCCAGTTGTTCAAAAGCACATCTAATCTGTAATGTGCTCTGGATATACTCTTCCTGGTATCTTACCTCCGAAATATCCAATACGGACTTCAACTGCCCCACTTCAGCTTTTGCAGAGATAAGCTCGGCTTTGAGCTGGTTTATTTCCTCATTTTCCTGAGAAGGTTCATTTTCATTGGTTGGAGTTGGACCTAACATACTTTTGTTAGCATTGCTAAGCAAATCAGCCTGAAGTTTACTCACAAGTTCTTCCAATGATTTTGCTTGAGTTCTTGATTGCTCCAACTCAAAAGCTAAAGATTTGTAAGCTTCTGCTGCTTTCATCCCATCGGACCTAAGAGTTTCAACAGTCTGATTTGCTGTTTCCAATTGCATTTGCATTTTACCAACTACTTCCAAAGCCCTGGATTCAGATTCTTTGCAATCACCTACCTCATTTTTTAGCTTTTCTACCAAAGAGAGAGTTTTATCAAGCTCCATCTTCAATTCCTGAATTTCAGCATGAGCTGATTCTGAACTGTTGATCTGAGTAGCTTCAGACCCACATACTCTTTCAAGTTGAATTTTCAATTTCTGTATTTCATTCATGGCAGATGCCAAAGCAGCTGAATCCATTGCCTGTTGCTTTTGGACAGCCTCTAGTTCAGATTGCCATTCTCGATCTCGATCCTGAGAAATTTTGCGGAGCTCTTGAAGCCTCACTTCTTCAGAAGCCGAAAAGTCCAAAAGCTGTTGATGGGATTCCTGCAGCTCTTTCGTCAAGTCTACAAGCTGCTTCTTTGCCTCTTCAGCCTCCTGTTGAGCTTTTCTCTTCCATGACTCAGATGAGTTAAGTTGATCCTTAGCATTCTTCAGATCTTCTTGAAGCCGAGCAATCTGAGATTCCAATTCCTGGACCTTACTAGGTCGTTTCTTCTAGAGGCAGATAATAAAGAGAGAGATCACAAagtgaataataaaaattacaaactgGCAATAACATTATAGCATGATGTTTCAGAgtttatacatatacatatacatataggCAATGGATTTATGAAGTGcttaaataattgtattaaagATAGGGTAATTTAGCTCCAAACAAGAGTTAACTTCAAATACCTCAGATATTGGACTATGAGGTGACCTGCATTCAATAACCTTTGGACTTCTATCTTTCGGAGTCTTTTTTGCAGCATTTGGAGAGGAGACAGAGTATGCATCAGAGTTTGGTGTCTTCAACTGACGAGCAGTTCGAGGAGTTGCAGGAGATTTCTTTTGGGGCACTTCTGAAGCACCAACTCTGCTTACAGTCAGCCATAAGCAAATTAATATGCACAAACAAATGTAAGAATTTAGAATGTGGATCAAAAAGCATCTTGAGAAAAAACACTGAAGTGGTCAAATCATCCGAATCCATTAATTGGATGAAGATATGCAACGCTAATTTCAAACATCACCATTCAAACAGGTGTTGCTTTCTCAATGATAGATCAGTGACAAATTCAGATATAGCTAAAGTTGAGGCCAAATAACTTTATGATCATGACCTGATAAGAATTGCTAAAGCACAAGAATGATATATTTGTAGCAAGAAATAAAAAGACCTTTCTTCAGATTCATCTTAATACTAATACCTTCACTGTAAAGGCATCCTGATAACAACTGAGTGAAACTAAACTAAAACTTAGGGCTACATGAGCATAATGGATCAGGCAATGAAGTAGAGAAGCATAGAAGATTGCCTCCAGCACAATAAGAACCGGTAAAGGAATTATTTTTCCACCCAGCAAcagaaaaattactttaaaatttctttaaacGACATTCATAATGTGGTAGTTTCGAAGTTTACTAATCAActttacaattaaataaaatgcttccataattattttttcatgtttcattttaCAAACTAGCAATCCTTTATTTACACATCCAAATCTAATAAAAGAGAGTAATACATCCCTCATTTAGACCCCAGATATAGTTATACAGTCATATAGGTGGCATAGAAAATAGAAAGCAAGAAATCTTAGATAATCCAATATTACCTTGCTTTTGGTGTCTGCATATTATAATCTCCCAAGTCGTAAAGGATACAAAGGAAAACGAAAAGACCACTCCTTTAAACTCCCTGACCCACTATTCCTGCAATAGGAAACTGTGTAAGAATTAAAGACGAAAAGGAATTTGATTTATAACAtgacaaaaaagaaatagttCTCAGCAGATGCCCACCACGGATCAGcatttaacaacaacaaaaaaaaagtgaaaacccATAACAAACAAACAGCATATAATCCCTTAAAAGAAACTCCAAGTAAACTAACTCCACTACCACCTACCAAatcaaaaataccaaaaaaaagcaaaataaataaaatcttgcACCAAAATCCTTAAACAACTACTATCATTAACTCCACTCCAGTGACCGTCAGCATACCACAAACACATAATGCTGCACTAACATTAAATTccgtaataataaattattaggcAAAGTTCACACAGACAGCCAAAGCTTCAAAACACTTTCAAGTTTCAGCATTTCAGAAAtagttcttcatttttttcagcTCCTCTTCTGCAATGTAACTTAGAAGCCTTGTTGCTATCAGTGAATTTCCAGATTCCTTGCCAAacttttcaaaacaaaagaagaCAGATGAAGCTGAGAAAAGTAGGAAcagtttttcattttctgatccccttttcttttactttttagttGAGTGAAACTCCAGTTTGGAACAAGACACAAAGTTGAATAGTCCAATGACAGCACAAGAATCTTTGACCTCAGAAACCCAGATCTACATAACATGCACTCTAAAACGGTAAAACCAAATAACTATTAACTAATCCGAAGGCATAGTAACATAAACACGAAGACAGCAGGAACAGAGACCCTGCACCTACCTCAGTAAAAACAAGGTACATGTTGTGTTGCAACCAATAATCTTttagcaacaaaaaaaacaaaaattttcatctcAAAACCAGTGCCCCCAGCAAATTGccagaaaaaaaatcacaacttGAGAATGGGACATtcaaaagaccaaaaaaaaaaaaaacttgtaagaGTGAAGTGTGAAATGTTCTTCTTAGGAGAAAGTTAGAGAAGCAAAACAAtgagaaataaaacaaacacaaaccaaCCCGTCAACCAGCAAACCGAGGAACGCTAAACTAAATTAcccttgagaaaaaaaataaaatgttgtttGAAAAAATTACTGCATATTGAGAGTGGAacgaaggaaaagaagaagcaaTGTGGAGCAGCAGTAAGAGTTGACGAAAGAGAGTATAGTAATGAGTTATGAGGAGTCTCACCCAAATAGTGTTCAAATGGCAATGTGTGAAGTGTGAAGGGTGAAGTGTGAAGTGTGAAGAGAGGTAAACCCTAGTGTGGGAGGGAAGAGAAGGGAAGGGAAGGCATAAGAATAGAAGGTGAGTGAGAGGTTGTTGAGTTGAGTTGAGTTTGGTTTATGTGATGTTGCTCAGTTCCCGAGTTTGTGTCATTGTATTTTCTGTGTCAGAGGCGAAAGTAGGAGCCAACACCAAAAATACGTTTCAAGCCAATAGATCATTAATGACTACGCTCTTTGGCTTCCACGCGCTTCTTTCCACTCCAAGGCTCTTtgatttctaaattattttaaatacttgaatttgattttgaagttattaaaaaattgagaattaaattgatttatttctaagaatttaagaatttaattaaattttttttaaatttgagaatcaaattaatttatttttaacaatttgagaattaaattaaaaaaaattaaatttaaaaaccaagttgaactatttaaaataatttgaggatcaaattgataattgaatttttttttttggctagtACTCTTCACCATACAACTTTCATTTCTCGGTTCCACCccttgcaataaaataaattaattactcttcatttttaatgttgttatatttcaatttccttGTCTTATTATCTGAACCTATTTGCACGGGATACATAGTTGATTATTGAATGCTTTTGGAAAGGATGATTTATTTCACCTTGTTCACTAATTTGTCTTATTAGTGTGTCCTCTGTTGTTCGTCTCTCCAGTTTGTATATGTTGATAACTTGATGAAGAGACTACAATGTACGTGCGCATGAATGTATTAACTTAGGATTGCAATTGTCAATGAACAACAATACTAGATTAGATAATAACTGAATTTCTATAATGCAAGTAAAAGATTCTCAGCCCATTTCCTTGCAGCACAAATGAACTTCTATGTTTTCTCTTATTGATTTTCTATCTCTATTCCAACCAATTCAGTCACTTCAAATGTATTTATATTCTTTGGATTTTGgaataaattgtttaatttcttaCAAATGATATCTTCCTTGTTGATACCAATCTGACACAAGATTTACTGACCTTAAATAAGTTTATTTGCAGCTATAAGTATAAATCCCAATCATGACAGGTTAACTGAAGTGGTGAAGGTGCGCATGCATCCTCCTAGTGCTAGCCGCGTATTACTTCCAGATGGTAGATACATGGCTTATCCTGATCAAGGTGTTCCCGCTGACAGAGCTAGAAGTTTTGATAATCAGAAAAAACTGGCCTTACTTAGAATTGCAGCGTATCCTATATATCCTTATTATTCAGGAACTTATGCACCTAGAAATTGAGTTCTTATACTTTTCTATTGCTTTTTTAATTCCCTAATGGTAGGTATACCTGGAGTTAAAACATCATTGCTTGATGAGTATGGTGTCGCTTGGTCACATATGATATTCCTGGGTTTAGGGAGAGTGATCCTCATCCCAACCGGAATTTCAACTCGTCAGCGATGGATTCTTGGGCTTCACTAAGATATATTCCTGAGAGAATTGCTGGTCGTTCCCCCTTTTGAAAGCTTTTAGTGTTGCTAGTTGCTAGTACTCCTCTTTGTGAAATATACAAAtctaaaataagaaagaatgaATTTATTATTGTGACTATCTGCATTCACTAAATTTATTGGGaaagaaactgaaaaaaaaagtatgtggATTGTGGTAATGCATCAAATTTTGGTTGCCTTCCTCTTGTGTGAatgttttgttctcttttctacCTGacaacacccccccccccccccccccctaaaaaagaagaagaagaggaagaaacacATTATAAATTCTGATGTGATTCATGATTACCTGAAATTGCAGGTGCCGCAATGTTAGCTCCTATGATTAATCCATATGAACCGCACATGACTAAGAGGAGATTTTATGTATTCGTTAGCACTGACTTTTGTTTCTGTATTGGCAATAGTGAAGTGGATTAATGTCAGCTGGAAAGTGTTGCTAGGTATTCAGTTCAAATTTCCTGTCCATGCTCTTTCAATTGTGAAAATTGTCTGTTACTCAAGAAACTATAGTTATCCAATATATGCATCttctttaaaatttactttatcCAACGGCAACGTATTGAAGCtacttttattaataaagaaaCTAAAGCCACAAGGCCTTAGTATGTAGTACTATGATAGAAGACGTGTTAATGTGTGCTGGAATATCTTGTATAATCATCATTCTTCTAAATTGTATAGGCCATAATGTGCTATAGCTTCATCTCACCTACATCTGACAGCAAATgttttgttataattataaatgttaGTCTGTGTTAAAATGCATGTCCTCTTTCCTTTGTCTCTCTTGGTGTAACTGTCATTTGAAGTATGAGTAAAGCtgaattttgaatataaaaatggGGTTTTGACATTGAAGAACTTCACTTGCAGAGGAAGTGTCAAACAAGAGGCATACTTCTATTGTTGAAGTCCACGTACAGTCAGGCAGAATGTGAATTAGCAGGATTTCTTGGTCATATACACATATGGCAGGTTTGAATACGATCTTCTTTGTGTATTGCTGTTATTATGTTCTGTGTTTTCTATCATTATTTCTACAATATATTCTATTATTAGTTGCCAGATACTACTTATGAGATACATAACATGACCCCTTTATGGTGCATTCCTCTATTCATTTCTGACATTTTTGCAGGCTAAATTGTAGATTTTGGAAGTTATTAAGaatgcattaaaataaatagcatactttatttttatcagTAAATAAATAGCATACTTAATTGCATGTCAGTGGTATCTTTTAATAGGAAGGAGTTTTTGTAGAGATTCCATCAACTCGTAGCTCAATTGACACAAGCTGACAAGCCCATCTTCAAGTTTGAGTGTGATGATGTTCACTAAttatagacacacacacacaaacattaATGATTCCTCTAAATTGATTCGATCTAAATCTTATGTGTTAAATacatatttcaaatttattatgtatctcgagaaagaaaagaaaaaaagcagaATCATAAAATTATGCTTTTTGTTCTTTCTATTGTAACtagcttttattttattttatttacttgtgTGAATCTTACGtttgcattttcaattataaataaaaacaggGATTGGACAATAGAGTGGTCCCACCCTGAATGACGGAATACATATCACGGGTATTGCCTTCTAAACGAGCGAGGGCCACTTCTCCTATTTCTATTTCTGTGATGTGTGCCATAGGAAGATTTTTTCCACTCTTTTTGGAATCCCACAAGGTCCCGTTGAACGACAAGAGGAAACTGCATTCGAGGAAAATACGCTTTAAAATCAAATGAGACAATTTTGGTTGTCCCATTTTTATAGTTTAAGgaacattttgttttattttctgcgTCTAAATAACACGGTATATGTACCAATGTACCTGAAGTGgggaaaacaaaaggtatgtgGCGTATTCCTTACGCGTATCAAAATACCAACATCATGTCAACTGAAAAATTCTTCTGTCCTCACGGAGGAAGAACTTTTTCTTTATTCAGCTGGATCATggctttttaaaaagtaaaggaaagagaaacaaaattaaaaaagaatcggTTAATATGCTTCCTAGATGTAAAGACCAAAGTAAATACTAGAGGACCAAAAGAGgagagaaacaaaataataaggAAAGAAATGAACGAGGAAGTGATAGTAATGATGAAAGTAAAATGCTTTGGTTTTAAGCCTTTTTAACTATCAAAGGACTATAGTCAAGTTATAACAGAGCTTCCCCATCTCAATGAATGTATTTATTTGCATCATTGCATGCATGTTAAATTTTCTCACTGTGTAGTGTGCAATCGAGTCTACGAAAAAATACTGGCCTAAGACccttaaaattgaattattgaAATTGGTATTGATATATGATCGCAGAAGAAAGGATTAAACCAGCTTCAAAATGCTGTTTGGTCTTTCCAAGTATTCAAGTAACactatcttttatcttttgcttCTTTAATTTTGGATGCAAGGTTATGGTACCACCTGCATCGGGATGATTTACAAATTGGCAAGAGAAACATTTATTGGAGAAACACGTGCAAACAATTTagcaaaataatttgttaagaACTTGACTCAGAATAATTCAAATATCACTGAAATTCCATTAGGCATTAGACATACTAGTATACTACCATGTAGGAAAACTATAGTCATGCCAATCACGTACTTGTTACCATCAAGGTTACTAGCCTTGTAAGTAGACTTGAATAGAAAATATTGTAATCGTATcaaatgatatataattttgtaatgataccattaaattaatatttccaTATACCATGATAATGCTAATTTTATTTGGAGATCTGTCACAGACAAGAGGAAATTAAATGTCGCTTAGTTGCATGGGATAAAATTTGTTAGCTAAAAAGCATAGGTAGTTTATGGTTCAGAGTTGGATTATATAAAAGCTaacatgattatattttttggtaaatattcACACGTTTAATTACAATAAGTTCAGATAATTTTTgtgttggataaaaaaattatacttgagttttattatttttttaaaaaaaatattcaaacataaatcatttcatttcaaaataaattttacaaatacTTATCCCACCAGACAAGATATGTGATGAAGCATGTTTATGGTTCCATTTCCGTTGGGAATGGGACCCTTGCTCTGTGATGACTTATGGAAAGCATGTTTATACTTATCCAAACACTACACCATGGTTTATTTTACCAGATTCCTAGCAATAGGTAAAGTTATCCGAGGTGCTACAAAGGTGTTAGAGTTCTCTAATAATTAACTAGTGTAGATATGAAACCTTTATAGTCTGGAAACCTTCCCCAGAAGGTCTCATCAAGTTGAACATACCTCTGGACGTGCAGCTTTTGTTATATGATTCCATTATAACTTAGGTAGCTGCTCAGCAGTTAAAACAGAGTGATGGGGTCTCTTGTGTGGATTTGTTATATGGTGataatcttaaattttaattgtatatgATCAATTACGGCATTTTTTAATTggatttttatgttattattcaaaattaccATTCATAACTATGAAGAATACACATAAATATAGTagataattaattgtttttatgtgaaattaagataaataaatatagtataAATGAGTAGATTTAgtgtttgaattaatttaaaaagtaggaaataattaatgcactactgtttaaagaaataaaaagtatgCTTGATTGTTTTGT harbors:
- the LOC114407058 gene encoding interactor of constitutive active ROPs 2, chloroplastic-like isoform X1 — encoded protein: MQTPKARVGASEVPQKKSPATPRTARQLKTPNSDAYSVSSPNAAKKTPKDRSPKVIECRSPHSPISEKKRPSKVQELESQIARLQEDLKNAKDQLNSSESWKRKAQQEAEEAKKQLVDLTKELQESHQQLLDFSASEEVRLQELRKISQDRDREWQSELEAVQKQQAMDSAALASAMNEIQKLKIQLERVCGSEATQINSSESAHAEIQELKMELDKTLSLVEKLKNEVGDCKESESRALEVVGKMQMQLETANQTVETLRSDGMKAAEAYKSLAFELEQSRTQAKSLEELVSKLQADLLSNANKSMLGPTPTNENEPSQENEEINQLKAELISAKAEVGQLKSVLDISEVRYQEEYIQSTLQIRCAFEQLERAKSESSQREVELYEELRRAKADTEELRANLMDKESQLLSLSGENMELNSKINENQSTRRQSELVIELKKLDADVEELKENLLDRETELQNIAAENSMLKMDIKEELEKNKITNEALASAEAARAAEQEALTKLGSITEEADKSNKRVVRVTEQLDAAQAANSELEAELRRLKVQSDQWRKAAEAAASMLSAGNNGKFVDRNCSRENSFNSVTGKMNSPYLLDTDGESPKKKNTNMMKKIGVLWRRNHH
- the LOC114407058 gene encoding interactor of constitutive active ROPs 2, chloroplastic-like isoform X2; its protein translation is MQTPKARVGASEVPQKKSPATPRTARQLKTPNSDAYSVSSPNAAKKTPKDRSPKVIECRSPHSPISEKRPSKVQELESQIARLQEDLKNAKDQLNSSESWKRKAQQEAEEAKKQLVDLTKELQESHQQLLDFSASEEVRLQELRKISQDRDREWQSELEAVQKQQAMDSAALASAMNEIQKLKIQLERVCGSEATQINSSESAHAEIQELKMELDKTLSLVEKLKNEVGDCKESESRALEVVGKMQMQLETANQTVETLRSDGMKAAEAYKSLAFELEQSRTQAKSLEELVSKLQADLLSNANKSMLGPTPTNENEPSQENEEINQLKAELISAKAEVGQLKSVLDISEVRYQEEYIQSTLQIRCAFEQLERAKSESSQREVELYEELRRAKADTEELRANLMDKESQLLSLSGENMELNSKINENQSTRRQSELVIELKKLDADVEELKENLLDRETELQNIAAENSMLKMDIKEELEKNKITNEALASAEAARAAEQEALTKLGSITEEADKSNKRVVRVTEQLDAAQAANSELEAELRRLKVQSDQWRKAAEAAASMLSAGNNGKFVDRNCSRENSFNSVTGKMNSPYLLDTDGESPKKKNTNMMKKIGVLWRRNHH